The following DNA comes from Streptomyces sp. NBC_00690.
GTGGGGTTGGCCCGCCGCCATCAGATCAGCCCCCTGATCCTGCTCCAAGCCGCAGTCTCGGTGGCCCTCAGCCAGAGCGGCTGCGGTTCCGACGTCCCTCTGGGCACACCGGTGGACCTACGGGCGGACTCCGCACTCTCCGACGTCGTCGGATTCTTCAGCAACACCGTCGTCCTGCGGACCGACCTCGGCGATGACCCCGACTTCAATGAACTCCTCCAGCGCTCCCAACGCACCATGGTCGGCGCACTGGAACACCGCGACATCCCCTTCGAGCGGGTGGTCGAGCGGCTCAACCCGCCGCGTTCGCCCGCGCGCAACCCGCTGTTCCAGGTGATGATCGCCGCAACGCGCCCCTGGCCCCGCCTCCAACTGGGCGATGTCGGCGTCGACGTGGTCGAACCCACGCACACCCAGGCCAAGCTCGATCTGACCTTCGCCATCCACGAGCGCCCCGAGGGCGGCCCGCTGGGTGTTTCCGTCCTGTACTCCCTCGATCTCTTCGAGAGCGACACGGCACGCGGACTGTTGGAAGCGGTCATCGGCGTACTGGGGCAGGTCGCCTTCCACCCCAGGCTCCGCCTCTCCCAACTGGCGCACTTCACCCCCTGCGAGCTCACCCCCCGCGGGTCCGAGATCGCCGCGCTGGTGTCCCAGTCCGTCGACGGACCGACCCGTTCGTCCACGGCCACCACATCACGCACCGTACGGCTCCTGCCCGGCACACCGGCCGAACCGGTGGCCGCAGCCGTATACGCCCTGCTGGCCGGACATGACGCCCTACGGCTCACCGGCGAGGCCGGGCAGTGGCGCATCCGTGATGCGGCAGAAGCCCTGGAGCGCCGCGTCCTCACCGAAACCCCCGACGACCAGCGGTTCAGCGCCCAACTCCAGGGAGCGGGGGGCCCCGCCCCCACTCTCACCCTCACCGCACCCACCACCTGGATGGACGAGGAGTCGTGGCGAGCGCTCCTGGCGGCCTTCGACGCGATCCGTGGACCACTGGCCGCCCCAGGCGCGGAAGACAACGAGACCGGCTCCGACTCTGGCACCGATTCCGCACCGGCCAGCCGGTGGAACGTCGAGCAACCCGCGGCCAGCTATCTCGACTACCTGGAGCGCACCGCAGCACTCGCCGAGGACATCGAACTCGCCGACCGGGCCGAAGCCTGGCTCGACCTGCTCGAAGAAGCCGCCGCCAACCCCCGGCCACCCGCTCCGCCCGGGCGAACACCCATGGCGCGCACCCTGGAACTACCGCCCTCGGCCGGCCAGCTGGGTGCCGGTGCGCTCCGCGACGCAGCCCTCGCCGCCCTCCGACCCGCCCTGCGCCCGGAAGCCACCGTCCTCGTCGAGGTCGACGAGCCGGACCGGGACGGTCACCCCGCCGTCGGCGCCGGACGGTGCCGACGGGCCTTCCCCGTACTCCTGCCGGAGTACGACGAGGGCGAAGCGACACCGGACGGAGAACGACTCCTCGCGGCACTCACGCCCATCGACCCCGTCCACGCCACCAGCTACCAGTTGATCCGCGAGGTGAGCCCGCACACCGCAGGCGCACTGGACGAAGCACCGGAACCAGAGCTGCGCCTCACCATCACCGTCACCGATCCGGGCGACGAGGCAGGCACTCCCACGCCCGTCGCGCTCCCATCCGACGGACCCGATCTGGCGGTCCGATGGGAGTTCGGCGGGGGAGTGCGCCGCGCGGTGCTCACCGTCGCTGCCGAGAGCGAAGAGTCCGGCACCGAGTTCCTCGACCGCTGGGCCGGCGCACTGCACGCCTGCGTCCTCGCCACCCCCACCCCGTCCACGCCCGACCAACTCTCCCGGCTGGTGCCCCTCACGACGGCCGAACGCCACACCCTGGAGGGCACGTTCGGCCCGCTCCGCGACGTTCTCCCCCTGTCCCCGCTCCAGGAGGGTCTGCTCTTCCACCTGCTGAGCGCACAGGACAAGGCCGATGACGTCTACACCTCCCAGACGTCCCTGGAGCTCACCGGTCCGCTCGACGTCGAACGGCTGCACCAGGCCGTCGCCGCGGCCCTCGAACTCTGCCCCACCATCGGCGCGGGCTATGCCGACCTAGGCGGGCGGCTGGTCCAAGTCATCCCGGAACGGATCGACATCCCCTGGCGCCACCTCGACCTCTCCCACGCGGCCCGCTCCACCACCGAAGAGGCGGCACAGCGCTTCGCCGACGAGGAGTACCACGCAGACTTCGACCCGGCCCGCCCACCCATGGCCCGGTTCGCCCTGCTGTCGTTCACACCCGATCAACACCGACTGCTGTTCACCGCACACCACGTCCTCGTCGACGGCTGGTCCATCCGTCTGCTGCTCAATCTGGTGCTCAGGCTCTACACCAACCCCGCCGACGTCGCCCGCCCGCGGCCGTTCCGCGACTTCCTCGCCTGGCTCGGCGAGCAGGATTCCGATGCCGCCGAGAACGCCTGGCGCGAACTGCTGGAACACGCCCAGCCGACCTTGTTGGCCAGGGACGCACCAGGAGTCGACGCCACCGCCGACCACACGGGCGAGCAGAGCCGCCAGCTCCCCGCACACCTCATCGAACAGGTCGCCGCACTCGCCCGGGCCACCGGAACCACCGTCAGCACGGTCCTGGAGCTGGCCTGGGGCGGCTTGCTGATGCGGATGAGTGGCTCGTCCGACGTGGTGTTCGGCAGTGTCGTCTCGGGCCGCCCGCCCGAGCTCGACGGCATCGAAACCATGGTCGGCCTCCTGTTCAACACCGTACCGACCCGGGTCGCCGCCAGGCCCGGCACATCCGTGCGCGACGCACTGGCCGGGCTCCACCGCCAAAAGTCCCTCCAACTGCGCCACTCGCACACCAGCCTGTCGCGACTGCAACAACTCGCAGGGCACAACCCACTGTTCGACACCCTCTTCGTGGTGCAGAACCTGCCGAGGCAGTCACCCGGCGAGCGCTTCGGCCCGGACGGCGACCTGCGGCGCACCGGCGCCTCGGTACGGGACGCCACGCACTACCCGCTGAGCATGGCCGTCACACCCGAGTCCGACTCGATCGCCCTGCGGCTGATGTACCGGACCGATGCGTACGACGACACCGCCGCCAGCACGCTCTTCGACCGGTACGTCCGTTGTCTGGAACTGCTCACCACGGCACCGGACCTGCCGCTCCACCGGCTCGATCTGCTCTCGCACGCCGATCGCCAGCAGTTGCTCGAAGCCAACAACGCCACCCGGGCCGACATCTCCGACCTCTCGGTGAGCGATCTGCTGACCCGACAGGCCGAACGCACACCGCAGGCCCGTGCCCTCGTCGCGGGCGAGACCACCCTGTCCTTCGCGGAACTCGCCGCGGCGGCACACCGCATCGGTCATCTCCTCCTCTCCCGCGGGGTCGGCCCCGAACACCAGGTGGCCCTGCTGCTGCCGCGCGCCGAATCGATGGTCGAAGCCCTCTTCGGCGTCTTCGCGGCCCATGCCGCCTATGTTCCGATCGACGGGGAGACCCCGACCGGGCGGATGCGCTCCATGTTGGAACAGGCCCGGCCCTCAGCCGTCCTCACCACCCGCGCCCTGGCCGAGTCGCTGCCCAAGGAGTGCGCGGTCGACTTCCAGGTCATCGCCGTCGACGACCCCGACGTCCGCGCCGAACTGGCCGCACACCCGGCGACCCCACCCCTGCCCGCCAGGCCCTACGGCCTCGACCACCTCGCGTACATCATCTTCACCTCGGGCTCGACCGGTGCGCCCAAGGGTGTCGCGGTGCCCTACCGGGGTCTGACCAACATGTTCCACAACCATCAGGACAAGATCTTCCGCCCGGTCCTTGAGACGCAGGGCGGACGCCGACTGCGCATCGCCCACACGACGTCCTTCTCCTTCGACGCCTCGTGGGAACAGCTCCTGTGGCTGCTGGCCGGCCATGAGGTGCACGTGCTCGACGACGATCTCCGGCGCGATCCCGACGGCCTCATCGACTACTTCGACCGCCATCTCATCGATGCGTTCGACGTCACCCCCACCTACGGTCAGTACCTCGTGGACCACGGTCTGCTGGAACGCCCACGGCCGCGCGGACAGGGCGACGGCGCCGGGGTGGTGTTCGTCTCGCTCGGCGGGGAAGCGGTCGGCGACGCGCTGTGGACCAGCCTGCGGGAAGCCCCCGGGGTCGGTGGCTACAACCTGTACGGACCCACCGAGTACACCATCAACGCCCTCGGCGCGGACGTCACCGACAGCACCACCCCGAGCGTCGGACGTCCCATCTCCAACACTCGGGCGTACATCCTGGGCGACGGCCTGCTGCCCGCTCCCGTCGGGGTGGTCGGCGAGCTCTACCTCGCCGGAGTGGGCCTGGCCCGCGGCTATGTGGGCCGGACCGCGCTCACCGCCGAACGGTTCGTTGCCGACCCCTTCGGCGGCCCCGGAGAACGGATGTACCGCACCGGGGACCTGGCGCGCTGGCGACCCGACGGAGGCATCGACTTCCTCGGCCGTTCGGACAACCAGTTGAAGATCCGCGGCTACCGGGTGGAACTCTCGGAGATCGAGAACGCCCTGGTCGCCCATCCCACCGTCGCCCAGGCCGCCGTCGTCCCGACCCGGGGGCCCGACGGCCGAACGACGGAACGGCTCGCCGGATACGTCGTCCCGACGGTCACCGGGGCGCCGGAGGTGATCGACGTCGCCGAACTGCGGGAGCACCTCGCGGACCTACTGCCCCCGTACATGGTGCCCGCGACCCTCACACCGGTGGAGCGGCTGCCACTGACGACCAACGGCAAGCTGGATGTGGCCGCGCTGCCCGAACCGGCCGCCGCCGCCCCCGTCGAACGCAACCTCCCGAGGACGCCCACCGAAACGGCCGTGGCCGAGGTCTTCGCCGACCTGCTGGCCATCGGCACCGTCGGCCGCGACGATGACTTCTTCGCACTCGGCGGACACTCCCTCCTGGTGGTCCGCCTGGTGGGCCGGCTGCGCGAGGCCCTGGGCACGCCGATGTCGGTGCGCCAGGTCTACGACGGGCCGACTCCCGCGCTCCTCGCGGCACTCATCGGCGGCGAAGACACCGAGGCCACCGACGATCGAGCACCCCGGGTCGAGCACACGGCCTCCGTGCTGGTCGCCGATGCCGTGCTGGACGAATCGATCACCGGGGTCGGCCTCCCCGCCGCGGCCAAGGGCTGGGGCACCGTACTGCTGACCGGCGCATCCGGATTCCTCGGCTCCTTCCTCATCGCCGAACTCCTGAAGGAGACCTCGGCCCGGGTCCTGTGCCTGGTGCGGGCCGAGAACGAGGCGGCAGCAGCCCGACGCATCCGCAGCGCGATGGAGAGCTACCACATCTGGGAGGATCACTTCGCCGAACGGATCGTTGCGATACCCGGCGACATAGCCAAGCCCCGACTGGGCGTCACCCCCCAGTGGTACGAACGCATCTGCGCCGAGACCCGGACGATCCTGCACAACGGCGCGGCGGTCAACGACGTCGAACCGTACGACATGGTCAAGCAGACCAATGTGCACGGCGCCCGGGAGATACTCCGGATCGCCACAACCGGCACGGTCAAACACGTCCACTTCGTCTCCACCGTCTCCGTCGCGGTCCGTGCCGGCGCCAATCCGCCCGTCATCGCCGAAGACACCAGGCTGCGCGCCGACGAGGTGCTGACCAACGGCTATGTGAGCAGCAAGTGGGTGGCCGAGGAGTTCATGCGGGCCGCAGCGGAGCGATCCATCCCGACGACCATCCACCGCCCGGGACGGATCAGCGGTCACAGCGCCACCGGAATGTGCAGCACCGGCAACGGTTTCTGGTACTTCATCCGCGCCATGGTGCTGCTCCGCCAGGCGCCCCAGTTGGAACGCGACCGCATCACCATGGCGCCCGTGGACTACGTGGCCGGCGCGATCGTCCGACTGGCCACCGTCGAGGACGCACCCGGCAGCACCTACCACCTGGTCAACGACCAGTCGATCGCCATAGTCGACATCCTCGACGCCCTGCGCACGGAGGGGTACGAACTGCCCGTCGTACCCTTCCCCCAATGGCGGGACAGGCTCGACCGCGAGGCCATCGAAGGGGCCGAGCGGGGAGATGACTCGCTCGCCCAGGCCGTGCTGCTGGCCGAACACCACGCCAAGTACGACGGCGACCACACCGAATCACGCGTCGGTCAGGACCGGGCCCTGGCCCACCTCGCACCCTCGGGATTCAGCTGCCCGCCCGTGACCCCCGAGGTGCTCACGCGCTATGTGCGGCACTTCATGGCGGCCGGCTTCTTCCCCCCACCGCCCGGGACCGATACAGCCCAGCCTGAAGGCGCCACGGGTGACGGCGGCGAAGGACGGCTCGCGTGACCACTGCAATCATCAACGGGCGGCGACTGACGTACACCGAACACGGCTCGGGCCGCCCCGCCGTGCTGGTCATGGGCACCGGGAGCCCCGGACGGGTCTGGCAACTGCACCAGGTCCCGGCACTCGTCGCGGCCGGCTACCGAGTGATCACCTTCGACAACCGCGGGATCGACCCCGACGATGGACCGCCACCCACCGCCGCATCGCACCGCTTCACCCTCACCGACATGGTCCAGGACGTCGCCGGGCTCATCGCCCACGTCCACGACGGCCCCGCCGTGGTGATCGGCACCTCCCTGGGAGCCCGGATCGCCCAGGAAGTCGCCCTCGCCCGACCTGATCTGGTCACGCAGCTCGTCGCCATGGGTGCCTACGCCAGGCCCGAGCCCGTCCAGGACCTACTGACGGCGGGCCAGTGCGCCCTCCACGACCAGAAGACGGTACTGCCACCCGCCTTCCACGCGGCGATCACCGCACTCCAGAACCTGTCGCCCAAGACACTGCGCGACGCCGTCGCCGTACGGGACTGGCTCGATGTGTTCGAAGCGTCAGGCTCCCCGATCACCGACGGCGTGCGAGCCCAGTACGCCGTCCAACTCGCCGACTCCCAGGACCGGCGCGCCGCCTACGAACGGATCACCGTACCCACTCTGGTGATCGGATTCGCGGACGACCTGATGATTTCCCCCTGGCTGAGCCGGGAAGTCGCCGACGCCGTACCCGGTGCGCAGTACGCCGAGATCGCCGACTGCGGGCACTTCGGATATCTGGAGCGCCCCGACGCGGTCAACGCGAGCATCCTGCGGTTCCTCGCAGAACACCAGAAGACACCGGCCCCGGAAGCCACCGAAGGAGGACGGGTGGGAACCCGGTGAACCGCAACCAACCGCACGACGACGCCCAGGAACGATCCACTGCGCACGCTGAGCCGATTGCGCCGTCTGTGTCTACCGCGCTGACCCGCATCGACGGACTGCTCGCCGAGAGCGCCCGCCGCACCCCCGACGCACAGGCCATCGGCGACATCGACACAACCGCGAGCTACGCAGAGCTCAACGCCGAGGTCAACGCCCTGGCCGCCCGATTACACGAGCTGGGGGTACGCCCGGGACACCGAGTGGGCGTCCTCGTACCCAAATCGAACAGCGCCGTCACCGCCCTCTACGCAGTGCTGCGCGCCCAGGCGGTGGCCGCACCGCTGGACTGCTCCGACCCTGCGGAACGCATCACCCGAGCGGCCCACAACGCCGGGCTCGACTTCCTGATCACCGTGCCAGGACCGGGCGCACGGGCCGCCGAACACCTCATCGGCAGACCCGGAACCCTCCACCTCGAACTGCCCGGAGGGCTCACCCTCCACCCCCTCGCCCCACAGGACCGCGAAGCGACCGACGACGCCTACATCCTGTTCACCTCCGGCAGCACCGGTTGGCCCAAAGGCGTCCTGCTGACCCACGACAACGTGCTGCACTTCGTCCGCTGGGCCACCCGCACCCTTCAGATCGAACCGCGGGACCGCATCGGCTCACAGGCATCGCTCACCTTCGACCTCTCCACCTTCGACCTCTTCGGAGCCGCACTGGTCGGAGCGTGCGCGGTAATCCTCCCCGAAGAGCACAAGGCGTTCCCCCGGGACGTGATGCGCTGGTTGGTCGACGAGCGCATCACGGTGCTCTACGCCGTCCCCACGCTCTACCGCGCCCTGTGGGAGCGGGGCGGCATCAGCGCTGCCGCCGTCCCCGGGCTCCGGGTGCTCGCCTTCGCCGGCGAACCCTTCCCGCCCAAGACACTGAGCGAATACACCACCGAGTTCGCGCACTCCACATGGTGGAACCTCTACGGGCCCACCGAGACCAACGTCTGCACCTACACCTCCATCGAGGTGGACTGGAGCGTGGCCGACGGCACCTCCATCGGCCGGGCCATCGACGACGTCCACGTGGACCTCGCCACCGACGCCGGTACGCCCGGCGAGGAGGGCGAGATCGTGGTGGCCGGCCCCACCGTGTTCCGCGGATACCTCATCGACGGCGAACTGCACGATCCCACCGAGCCGTTCGCCTTCGCCGACGGCGTGACCCGACGCGCCTACCGCACGGGCGACCTCGCCCACCGCGACGAACAGGGCCGGCTCTGGCTGCACGGCCGACGCGACCACCAGGTCAAGGTGCGGGGCAATCGCATCGACCTGGGCGACGTGGAGAGCGCGGCGGCGGCCGTACCCGCCGTACGGGCCTGCGCCGCCGTCCTCGGCCCCGAGGACGTGGACGGAGCGCGTCTTCTGCTGTACGCCGTCACCGACGACCTCGACGACCAACGCCTCAGGGCCGCGCTGACGTTGGCACTGCCGCGCCGCATGATGCCGCACGAGGTGCGCGTCGTCGCCGAACTACCGCTCAACAACCGCGGAAAAGTGGACCGGACGGCACTCGCCGCCCGGCCCTGAACGAACGAGCGAGGAGAAACCCATGAACGACGCCACTGCCGAAGAGGCGTACGCCGACAGCGTCGAAGGCGTATGCGCCCTGGTCGACCACGTCCTGCGGGAGGCGACCGGCGAAGCACCGCCCGACACCACCCCCGAAACGGAACTCCTCCTGTCCGGCCTGCTCGACTCACTCACCATCATGAAGATCGTCACCGTGGTCGAGAGCGCCTACGGCATAGCCCTCGCTGAACGGGCGATCGTCGCGGCCAACTTCCGCACCCCCCAGACACTGTGGCGAGCGATCCAGGCCGAAGCGCACACCCAGGACGGTTCCATCGGAGTACGCGGATGAGCGCCCTGGGACTCGACGGAGACTGGGCCGAGCGGGTGCAGGCGACACAACGACGGGTCGAAGGGGTCACGGACGCCCTCCAGGGCGCCGACTTCCGCACCCAGTGGAAGACCCTGGCCGACCTCGGGCTCCTCGCCACCCCCATGGACACGGCCGCCAGCGACCCCATGGCCGCCACCGTGGCCGACATCGAAGGGCTCGGCCGGGCAGGGGTCGCCCCGGGCATCTGCTACGCGGTCACCTCACAGATCTTCGGCATCCAACTCCCCCTGCGCGCCGTACTCGACGAAGCGGCCTGGAAGCGGCTCGGCGGCGCACTCACCGGCGATGTGGTGCTGTGCCATGCGCTGACCGAGGACGGCGGCGGCAGCGACCCGCTGTCGATGACCACACGCGCCGTGCGCGAAGCCGGCGGCGACTACCGCATCACCGGCCGCAAGGCGTTCATCACCGCCGCACCCGTCGCCGATCGGGCCCTGATCTTCGCGCGCACCGACGAGGGCCGACACCCCTTCGCGCTCACCCCCTTCCTGGTGGACCTCCACGCCGAGGGAGTCACACGCAGCGCCCCGTTCGCCAAGCTGCCCCTTCCCGACGTGCCCATGGGCGCGATCGACTTCGACGACGTCCTGGTACCCGGTGACCAGCGGGTCGGCGAAGAGGGCTCAGGCCTTGCGCTGCTCGCCACCACCACGGCATGGGAGCGGGCCCTTCTCCTCGCGTACGCGCTCGGTCCCATGCAGCGCGTCCTCGACCGCACGATCGACTGGGCCCGTGGACGGGTGCACTTCGGCCGGCCGATGGGCGCCAGCCATCTGGTCGCCGCACGGATCTCGGACATGGCCCTGGCCCTGTTCCGGTCCCGTCAACTCCTCTACGGCATGGCTCGACGGCTCGACGCCGGCGAAAGGCCCCGACGGCTGGCCACCGATGCCGCACTCACCAAGATCTCCATCTCCCAGGACTACGCCGAATTCACCCGGCACGCCACCGCGTTGGGCGGTGTCCGGTCCTTCGTCGAGGAAACCGGTCTGACCGCCGATCTCTTCGGTCCGATGGCGAGCGCCACCTACGCCGGCCCCAACGACCTGCTGCGCATCGGTGTCGCTCGGGACCTGGGTCTGCCCGTCCTGAACTGACCGTCCCCTTCGAGCAGGGAGAGCCATGAACACCAGCACGACGTCCGAGCCCTCGGTCCTGGACCTCGCCCGGCGCACGGCCGAACAGCTGGCAGAACACGCCGCCGCGGTGGACACGGGCGCGGACCCCCGCCCCAGCTACCAGATCATCAAGGATTCCGGGCTGCTGAGCGTGCTGCTGCCCCGATCGGCGGGCGGCAACGCACTGTCCTTCACCCAGTACACCAAGGTGCTGGAGGAGTTGGCTCTCGGCGACGGCGCGGCAGCGCTCGGGTTCAACATGCACAACGTGGCCATCGGCTCGCTGTGCGAGGCGGCCGATGCGGATCTGCCGAAACCGGCACGGCGCTTTCGCGACTGGACCTTCGAGGAGGTCGCCCGCAACGGCAGGATGTTCGCATCGGCCACCTCGGAGCCGGGTTCGGGCGCCAAACTGCGCGGACTGAGCACAACGTACGAGCGGGTCGGTGACGGCTATGTCCTCCACGGACGGAAGTCCTTCGTCTCCCTCGCGGGGGTGGCCGACTACTACGTGGTCGCCGCGGTGCCGGAGGGCGCCGACGGACACGATGAGGTGTCCCACTTCGTGGTGGCCAAGGACGACCCGGGCGTCACCTTCGGGGACGTCTGGGACGGGATAGCCCTACGCGGTACCGAGACGGCCTCGATGACCCTCAACAAGGTGGCCCTCGGGGAGGAACGGCTCTTCCTCGGAGTCGACGGTGTGTCCCTGTTCAAACTCGTGCGCGAGCCGCACTGGATGGTGGCCGGATATCTCGGTGCCTATCTCGGAATCGCCGGCGCCATCGTCCGCTACACCACCGAATTCGTCGCCGCTGCGCCCGGACGGCGCGACTCCGCGGTCGTCCGCGCCGAGCTCGCCGAGCTGGTGGTCCAACTGGCAGCCGTGCGTTCTCTGACCTACACGGCCGCCGGGCTCGTCGACGAGCAGCGCGGCAGCCTGGCTGCCAACACCGCCGTGCACGCCGCCAAGTATCTGCTCGGAGAGGTGGCCCCCCGGCTCGCGGTGAGTGCCGCGCGCATCTGTGGATCCGCGGGCATGCGCCAGGGCGCGCCGCTGGGCCGACTGATGCGTGAATCCGCCTTCTGTGCGGTGATGCCGGCGAAGCCGAACGAGTGTCTCGAATACATCGGCAAGGCGACCCTGGGATTCAACATGTTCCACGCGCACACCGTTGAGTGGTGATCCAGCAGCCGCCCCTGGAGGGGCGGCGATCCTCCCGTGCGGGACGGATAGGCGGGACATTGACAACACGCCCCGGGGCGGATCGGAGCCGTGCTGTGGACTCAGGGTGACGCGAGCGCCGAGAGGCTCCCGCCCGCCTGCCGGACCGCCAGTCCGTCGAGGACGATCGTCAACTTGCGCCAGAGGTGCTCGTGCGGCGCGTCCTGGACACGTCGGAATGCCGCGCGGACCTCAGGGGCTTCGAAGGGCTGGGCGTCCGGTTCCTGATGTCCACGGGTGCGCAGATGCGCGATCTGCGCCGCCCCGTCATGGATCAGATCGAGGACGGCATCGACGGCCAGCACCGCGTCATCGACGCCGAACCCCAACGGAACCAGCCCCTGGACCAACTGCTCGAACCGTCTGACAGCGGCCTTTTCCAGCCCCGTCACCCCGTCCGTCAGCAATCCGGCATAGCGGGTGAGCAGCTCGAAACGGGTCCTGGCCTCGGTCTCCAGATAGTTCCGCCACCCTTGCTCACCGCCGGGGAGAGGAGCGTTGGCGAAGGCTTTCTCCAACGCTGAGAGCAGGAGGTCGTCGAGGCTGTCGATATAGCGGTACAGGCTGGCCGGGGCCGCCCCCAGGGCGCTGGCGACGGCGTTGATCGAGACCTGCTCGATGCCCAGCCCCAGAGCGGCATCGACGATCCTTTCGCGGCTCAGTCGGGGCTTCGGTCCGGGGCGTCGGCGGGACGCGGGATTTGTCTTGGGAACCACGGGGACAGCGTAGTGCTCCGCGCTGCCTGGCTGGTTCTCGCTAGGGCTCTGACCTCGCTCAACAATTGCGAATCGGATTCGCAATTAAGTAGGGTGCTTCTGACTTCACGAGGAGGGGTGGCATGCAGAGAACGCCGTTCGATGCCGGGACCGCCGTGCCCGCGGCCGAACACGGCACCCGCACGGACGCACACACGCCGGGCGGTGCGACAGGGGCCGGTCCCCTGACGCTCGTGTGCCCGCGACGGACGGTGCGTTGACGTGGGACGTCTCGTTCTGGATGTGACACCGCTTCGGGGCCGCGCGTTCCGGTACGTGTTCATCGCCCGGACCGTCGCCGTGTTCGGCCTGGGTTTCGCCATGGTCGCCGTACCGCTCCAGGTCTATTCCCTCACCGGTTCCACGGTCGGTGTGGCGTCGGTCAGCGTGGCGGTGGGCATCGCGGCCTTCGTGGGCACCCTGCTCGGTGGGGTGTTGGCCGACCGGGCGGACCGTCGGCGGGTCATCCTCATCGCACGTTCCGCGGCCGGCCTTGCCTTCGCCGTACTCGCGGTGAACGCTGCCCTCCCCGAGCAGCATCTGTGGGTGATCTATCTCTGCGGGATGGTCGAGGGCATCGCCGACGGTGTGTCGGGCACGGCTTTGATGGCCGCGACGCCCGGTCTGGTGGCCCAGGACAAGCTTCCCGCAGCCGGTGCCCTGCTCGCACTCATGGCCGACCTCGGCTCCGCAACGGCCCCCGCCCTCGGTGGACTGCTCGTCACCGCCACGGACTTCTGGGTGAACTACGCGGTCTGCGCCGGCGCCGGGGTGGTCACCGTGACCTGTCTCACCCGACTGCCGTCGATGCCCCCGACCGAGGCCGCCCGGAGCGAAACTGTGCTCCAGTCGCTCGGGGCGGGCATCCGATTCGTCTCCCGCGACCGCATCGTGGGGCCCGCACTGCTCGTCGGTGTGATCGCTATGGTGCTGTCGGGCTGGAGCGTTCTGCTGCCGGAGTACGGGGAGCAGGTCCTCAAGGTCGGTCCCGAAGGACTGGGACTGCTCTATGCGGCCCCCGCTATCGGTGCCTTGATCGGCTCCCTGACCAGCGGTTGGACCGGTACGGTACGGCGAACCGGAGCCCTGGCGATCGGTGCGGTGCTGGTGTCGGCCGTGGGACTCGCCACCACGGGGCTCGGGGGAGGGCTGATCTGGGCCCTGGTCGGGCTCGCCGTGTTCGGTATCGGCCGGCTCGCCGGTGACGTCCTGCGGTTCACGATCGTGCAGGAGAACACACCGGACCAGTTCCGCGGCCGGGTCGCCGGTCTGTGGACCGCACAGGTGACCACCGGGATCGCGCTCGGTGCCGCGGTCGCCGGTGGCATCTCCACCGTCGCTTCGCCCCGTGACACCTTCGTGCTCTATGCGGCGGTCGGAGTGGTGAGCACCCTGGTTGCGGCCATGACCCTGCCCACGTTGCGCAGGCTGGTGCGATCGTTGTGAGGTGCG
Coding sequences within:
- a CDS encoding non-ribosomal peptide synthetase, with the protein product MTAREQQRRLQQMLSQAGLLDSPESLALGRVRAGTDNGPAPLSPSQARMWYHQQLDENSTAYNICLKLHPEGTLSVGELTKALAHAVDRHAILRTTYHMGADGEPYQVIHDEHPAQIISTELDASVEDRAAEIDVLARRVQAQPFDLAVDSPLRVLLVQQAGELVAVVLTLPHIAGDGGSLPTVLTEIEHSFRGDTAPPGTAPAIRYIDYVRWQTGHLGEPDDPGSLYSAQLNYWERELSGLEAELPLPLDRPRGRKATFAGSQHRRWLAPELSDALVGLARRHQISPLILLQAAVSVALSQSGCGSDVPLGTPVDLRADSALSDVVGFFSNTVVLRTDLGDDPDFNELLQRSQRTMVGALEHRDIPFERVVERLNPPRSPARNPLFQVMIAATRPWPRLQLGDVGVDVVEPTHTQAKLDLTFAIHERPEGGPLGVSVLYSLDLFESDTARGLLEAVIGVLGQVAFHPRLRLSQLAHFTPCELTPRGSEIAALVSQSVDGPTRSSTATTSRTVRLLPGTPAEPVAAAVYALLAGHDALRLTGEAGQWRIRDAAEALERRVLTETPDDQRFSAQLQGAGGPAPTLTLTAPTTWMDEESWRALLAAFDAIRGPLAAPGAEDNETGSDSGTDSAPASRWNVEQPAASYLDYLERTAALAEDIELADRAEAWLDLLEEAAANPRPPAPPGRTPMARTLELPPSAGQLGAGALRDAALAALRPALRPEATVLVEVDEPDRDGHPAVGAGRCRRAFPVLLPEYDEGEATPDGERLLAALTPIDPVHATSYQLIREVSPHTAGALDEAPEPELRLTITVTDPGDEAGTPTPVALPSDGPDLAVRWEFGGGVRRAVLTVAAESEESGTEFLDRWAGALHACVLATPTPSTPDQLSRLVPLTTAERHTLEGTFGPLRDVLPLSPLQEGLLFHLLSAQDKADDVYTSQTSLELTGPLDVERLHQAVAAALELCPTIGAGYADLGGRLVQVIPERIDIPWRHLDLSHAARSTTEEAAQRFADEEYHADFDPARPPMARFALLSFTPDQHRLLFTAHHVLVDGWSIRLLLNLVLRLYTNPADVARPRPFRDFLAWLGEQDSDAAENAWRELLEHAQPTLLARDAPGVDATADHTGEQSRQLPAHLIEQVAALARATGTTVSTVLELAWGGLLMRMSGSSDVVFGSVVSGRPPELDGIETMVGLLFNTVPTRVAARPGTSVRDALAGLHRQKSLQLRHSHTSLSRLQQLAGHNPLFDTLFVVQNLPRQSPGERFGPDGDLRRTGASVRDATHYPLSMAVTPESDSIALRLMYRTDAYDDTAASTLFDRYVRCLELLTTAPDLPLHRLDLLSHADRQQLLEANNATRADISDLSVSDLLTRQAERTPQARALVAGETTLSFAELAAAAHRIGHLLLSRGVGPEHQVALLLPRAESMVEALFGVFAAHAAYVPIDGETPTGRMRSMLEQARPSAVLTTRALAESLPKECAVDFQVIAVDDPDVRAELAAHPATPPLPARPYGLDHLAYIIFTSGSTGAPKGVAVPYRGLTNMFHNHQDKIFRPVLETQGGRRLRIAHTTSFSFDASWEQLLWLLAGHEVHVLDDDLRRDPDGLIDYFDRHLIDAFDVTPTYGQYLVDHGLLERPRPRGQGDGAGVVFVSLGGEAVGDALWTSLREAPGVGGYNLYGPTEYTINALGADVTDSTTPSVGRPISNTRAYILGDGLLPAPVGVVGELYLAGVGLARGYVGRTALTAERFVADPFGGPGERMYRTGDLARWRPDGGIDFLGRSDNQLKIRGYRVELSEIENALVAHPTVAQAAVVPTRGPDGRTTERLAGYVVPTVTGAPEVIDVAELREHLADLLPPYMVPATLTPVERLPLTTNGKLDVAALPEPAAAAPVERNLPRTPTETAVAEVFADLLAIGTVGRDDDFFALGGHSLLVVRLVGRLREALGTPMSVRQVYDGPTPALLAALIGGEDTEATDDRAPRVEHTASVLVADAVLDESITGVGLPAAAKGWGTVLLTGASGFLGSFLIAELLKETSARVLCLVRAENEAAAARRIRSAMESYHIWEDHFAERIVAIPGDIAKPRLGVTPQWYERICAETRTILHNGAAVNDVEPYDMVKQTNVHGAREILRIATTGTVKHVHFVSTVSVAVRAGANPPVIAEDTRLRADEVLTNGYVSSKWVAEEFMRAAAERSIPTTIHRPGRISGHSATGMCSTGNGFWYFIRAMVLLRQAPQLERDRITMAPVDYVAGAIVRLATVEDAPGSTYHLVNDQSIAIVDILDALRTEGYELPVVPFPQWRDRLDREAIEGAERGDDSLAQAVLLAEHHAKYDGDHTESRVGQDRALAHLAPSGFSCPPVTPEVLTRYVRHFMAAGFFPPPPGTDTAQPEGATGDGGEGRLA